A window of Sphingobacterium sp. lm-10 contains these coding sequences:
- the accC gene encoding acetyl-CoA carboxylase biotin carboxylase subunit, whose translation MFKKILIANRGEIALRIIRTCREMGIQSVAVYSTADRDSLHVRFADEAVCIGPPASKDSYLNIPNIISAAELTNADAIHPGYGFLSENAKFSAICAEYGIKFIGATADQIEKMGDKASAKATMKAAGVPTVPGSVGLLPDVKTGIQLANEIGYPVIIKATAGGGGRGMRIIWKDEEFESNWDSARQESAAAFGNDGMYLEKYVEEPRHIEIQVIGDQYGKVCHLSERDCSIQRRHQKLVEEAPSPFITPDLRAKMGEAAIKGAMAVKYEGAGTIEFLVDKHRNFYFMEMNTRIQVEHPVTEEVISFDLIKEQIKVAAGIPISGKSYEPKMHAIECRINAEDPFNNFRPSPGKITNFHSPGGHGVRVDTHVYAGYTIPPNYDSMIAKLICTAQTREEALNTMERALSEFVIEGIKTTIPLHLRLMRDPNFRAGNFTTKFMETFDLTEYVDESQS comes from the coding sequence ATGTTTAAAAAAATACTGATTGCCAACCGGGGAGAAATAGCACTTCGCATTATCCGCACATGTCGTGAAATGGGCATTCAAAGTGTGGCAGTATATTCTACTGCCGATAGAGATAGTTTACATGTACGATTTGCGGACGAAGCGGTATGTATCGGCCCGCCGGCCAGTAAGGATTCCTATTTAAATATTCCAAATATTATCTCGGCTGCCGAGCTTACCAATGCAGATGCTATTCATCCAGGATACGGCTTTTTGTCTGAAAACGCCAAGTTTTCTGCGATTTGCGCAGAGTACGGCATCAAATTCATCGGTGCTACCGCAGATCAGATCGAGAAAATGGGCGACAAAGCATCCGCTAAAGCTACCATGAAAGCAGCAGGAGTACCCACGGTACCCGGCTCGGTAGGTTTACTTCCGGATGTAAAAACCGGTATACAATTGGCCAATGAAATCGGCTACCCTGTTATCATCAAAGCAACAGCAGGTGGTGGTGGCCGCGGAATGCGTATTATCTGGAAAGACGAGGAGTTTGAGTCTAACTGGGATTCGGCACGTCAAGAATCGGCGGCTGCTTTCGGAAACGACGGTATGTACCTGGAGAAATACGTAGAAGAACCAAGACACATTGAGATTCAGGTAATTGGAGATCAATATGGTAAAGTGTGTCACCTTTCAGAGCGTGACTGTTCTATCCAACGTAGACACCAAAAATTAGTAGAAGAGGCACCTTCTCCGTTTATCACACCTGATTTGCGCGCCAAAATGGGCGAAGCAGCAATCAAAGGTGCGATGGCCGTGAAATACGAAGGAGCAGGTACCATTGAATTTTTGGTAGACAAGCACCGCAACTTCTATTTTATGGAGATGAACACCCGTATTCAGGTGGAGCATCCTGTAACCGAAGAAGTCATCAGCTTCGACTTGATCAAAGAACAAATAAAAGTAGCGGCAGGAATTCCGATTTCCGGAAAAAGTTACGAGCCAAAAATGCATGCCATTGAGTGCCGTATCAACGCTGAAGATCCATTCAATAATTTCCGTCCTTCACCAGGTAAGATTACGAACTTCCATTCACCAGGCGGACATGGCGTACGTGTAGACACACATGTGTATGCAGGCTACACTATTCCACCTAATTACGATTCCATGATCGCAAAGCTAATTTGTACGGCTCAGACCCGTGAAGAAGCGTTGAATACGATGGAGCGTGCCTTGAGTGAATTTGTGATCGAAGGGATCAAAACAACCATCCCGTTGCATCTTCGTCTGATGCGTGATCCAAACTTCCGTGCAGGAAACTTCACCACTAAGTTTATGGAAACATTCGATCTAACGGAATACGTCGACGAATCGCAATCCTAA
- the accB gene encoding acetyl-CoA carboxylase biotin carboxyl carrier protein, with protein MSMDIKQVQDLIKFVSKSGVNEVSIEEKDFKITIKTNQEPTYVTATVPQVAPVATPSAAPAVAESASVAPQAAAKPAADDSSKYITVKSPMIGTFYRSAGPSKPSFANVGDEVTTGKVLCIIEAMKLFNEIESEVSGKIVKILVNDAQPVEYDQPLFLVDPS; from the coding sequence ATGAGCATGGATATCAAACAAGTGCAAGATTTGATAAAGTTCGTTTCCAAGTCTGGAGTAAACGAAGTATCTATCGAAGAGAAGGATTTCAAGATTACGATCAAAACGAATCAAGAGCCTACTTATGTAACTGCCACTGTACCTCAAGTAGCACCAGTTGCTACACCAAGTGCGGCACCTGCAGTTGCTGAATCAGCGAGTGTAGCACCACAGGCTGCAGCAAAACCAGCGGCAGACGATAGCTCGAAATATATCACCGTAAAATCACCGATGATCGGCACATTCTACCGTTCAGCGGGCCCTAGCAAACCATCGTTTGCCAATGTGGGTGATGAAGTAACAACAGGTAAAGTACTTTGTATCATTGAAGCCATGAAATTGTTTAACGAAATCGAATCTGAAGTTTCGGGTAAGATCGTGAAGATTTTGGTTAATGATGCCCAGCCAGTAGAATACGATCAACCATTGTTCTTGGTAGATCCTAGCTAA
- a CDS encoding beta-ketoacyl-ACP synthase III, with protein MSKIRAAITAVNGYVPDYVLTNRELETIVDTNDEWIVSRTGIKERRILKGEGKATSDLAVPAIEGLLKKRGITAKDIELIIVCTSTPDMMFPATANIVAHKIGATNSWGYDLQAACSGFLFGLTTASQFIESGKYTKVLVVGADKMSSIVNYEDRNTCILFGDGCGCVLLEPDETGYGLQDAILKTDGSGSEFLNIKGGGSLNPASHETVDAKMHYAYQEGRTVFKFAVTNMADVVAEIMNKNNLTSEDINWLTPHQANKRIIDATAERAGLPEEKVMVNIQKYGNTTSATIPLCLWEWESQLKKGDNIIMAAFGGGFTWGAAYLKWAYDPK; from the coding sequence ATGTCAAAAATCCGTGCTGCAATAACAGCTGTAAATGGGTACGTTCCTGATTATGTGTTGACAAACCGGGAACTGGAGACCATTGTAGACACTAATGATGAGTGGATTGTAAGCCGTACCGGCATCAAGGAAAGACGCATCCTCAAAGGAGAAGGTAAAGCAACATCAGACCTAGCGGTTCCTGCCATTGAAGGCTTACTCAAAAAAAGAGGTATTACTGCAAAAGACATTGAACTGATCATCGTGTGTACCAGTACACCCGATATGATGTTTCCAGCGACAGCAAATATTGTTGCACATAAAATTGGTGCAACCAATTCCTGGGGCTACGATTTGCAAGCGGCTTGTTCTGGCTTCTTGTTCGGACTAACTACGGCTTCCCAATTTATAGAATCAGGAAAGTATACCAAAGTATTGGTAGTAGGTGCCGACAAAATGTCGTCTATCGTCAATTACGAAGATCGGAATACCTGTATTCTTTTTGGCGATGGCTGTGGTTGTGTATTGCTGGAGCCAGATGAGACTGGCTATGGTTTACAAGACGCTATCTTGAAAACAGACGGCTCGGGCAGTGAATTTCTGAATATCAAAGGTGGTGGTTCGCTTAATCCAGCATCGCACGAAACCGTAGATGCGAAGATGCATTACGCCTACCAAGAGGGTCGTACCGTATTTAAATTCGCGGTGACTAATATGGCAGATGTCGTTGCGGAGATCATGAATAAAAATAACCTCACCTCTGAAGACATCAACTGGTTAACTCCGCATCAAGCCAATAAGCGCATTATCGATGCCACGGCAGAACGTGCAGGATTACCAGAGGAGAAAGTAATGGTAAACATCCAAAAATATGGTAATACCACCAGCGCCACAATTCCATTGTGTCTGTGGGAATGGGAAAGCCAATTGAAAAAAGGTGATAATATAATAATGGCAGCTTTCGGCGGTGGATTTACCTGGGGAGCGGCTTATTTAAAATGGGCATACGATCCAAAATAA
- the plsX gene encoding phosphate acyltransferase PlsX, giving the protein MKIGLDVLGGDYAPNSTIQGAIDAQQNLQSDQRLVLFGDEEKTRELISNAGGDISAFDYVHAPDEISMHEHPTKAITQKPNSSISKGFEFLKDGKIDSFASAGNTGAMLVGSMFSVKTIPGVLRPAIATNVPQLKSGTSVLLDVGANADCKPEMLNQFAILGSLYAEHVLRIEKPRVGLVNIGEEEEKGNLLTTSTYPLLKANEKINFIGNAEGRDLFSDHADVFVCDGYTGNVILKLAESFYVVTLKKGFKDEFFDRFNYERYGGSPVLGVNAPVIIGHGISTPTAIKNMVLQSRDMISSQFIERIKSAIN; this is encoded by the coding sequence ATGAAGATTGGTTTAGACGTACTAGGGGGAGACTATGCCCCTAACTCTACGATACAAGGAGCTATTGATGCTCAGCAAAACCTTCAAAGTGACCAACGCTTGGTGCTCTTTGGGGATGAAGAAAAAACCCGAGAACTTATCTCAAACGCCGGTGGTGACATATCTGCTTTTGACTACGTTCATGCACCTGATGAAATCAGCATGCACGAACATCCAACAAAAGCAATCACCCAAAAACCTAATTCTTCTATATCAAAAGGCTTTGAGTTTCTGAAAGACGGAAAGATTGATTCTTTCGCTTCTGCAGGAAACACAGGCGCTATGTTGGTTGGCTCTATGTTTAGTGTCAAAACCATTCCTGGTGTATTACGCCCTGCGATTGCAACCAATGTACCACAACTGAAAAGCGGCACCAGCGTATTGCTTGATGTGGGTGCAAATGCAGATTGCAAACCAGAAATGCTCAATCAATTTGCAATTTTGGGCAGCCTATACGCCGAACATGTTTTGCGTATTGAAAAACCACGTGTAGGTTTGGTAAATATCGGCGAAGAAGAAGAGAAGGGGAATTTATTGACCACCAGCACCTATCCCCTGCTTAAAGCAAATGAAAAAATAAATTTCATCGGCAATGCAGAGGGGAGAGACTTATTTTCTGATCACGCAGACGTGTTTGTGTGTGATGGATATACAGGTAATGTTATCTTGAAATTAGCGGAATCATTTTATGTGGTTACGTTGAAGAAGGGGTTCAAGGATGAGTTTTTTGATCGTTTCAACTATGAGCGTTACGGTGGCAGCCCAGTATTGGGTGTCAATGCGCCAGTGATTATCGGACACGGTATATCTACGCCAACAGCGATCAAAAATATGGTTTTACAATCAAGAGATATGATATCCTCGCAATTTATCGAGCGAATCAAGTCTGCAATTAACTAA
- the rpmF gene encoding 50S ribosomal protein L32 — MAHPKRKMSKSRRDKRRTHYKAEKPGLTVCQETGAVHLPHRAYTVDGNLYYNGKLIIENTAAI; from the coding sequence ATGGCACATCCAAAACGTAAAATGTCTAAGTCAAGAAGAGACAAAAGAAGAACGCATTATAAAGCGGAGAAACCAGGTTTGACAGTATGTCAAGAAACTGGAGCAGTGCATTTGCCACACCGCGCGTACACAGTTGATGGCAACTTGTATTATAACGGTAAATTGATCATCGAGAACACAGCCGCGATCTAA
- a CDS encoding DUF177 domain-containing protein — translation MKYLKKYKIPFSGLSAGKHNFEFDIDEAFFACFDHSLVKKGNLTATVQLQKQENMLITNFDISGHIALTCDVCLQEFQSPLSTKERAIVKFTHDEWDQGSDEIIVLSHNDYEFDISNLLYEYINVCVPHYPKCSEQGENIQCDPEMLQQLADENAIKNESTEEKVDPRWEALKNIKNN, via the coding sequence GTGAAGTATTTAAAAAAATATAAAATACCATTTTCAGGCCTTTCGGCTGGTAAGCACAATTTCGAGTTTGATATTGATGAGGCGTTCTTTGCATGTTTTGATCACTCCTTAGTGAAGAAAGGTAATCTCACTGCAACTGTACAATTACAAAAGCAGGAGAATATGCTGATCACGAACTTTGACATCAGCGGTCACATCGCACTTACTTGCGATGTATGTCTGCAGGAGTTTCAGTCACCATTAAGCACAAAGGAACGTGCGATTGTCAAATTCACACACGATGAATGGGATCAAGGGTCGGATGAAATCATTGTCTTATCGCACAATGATTACGAATTCGACATCTCTAACTTGCTGTATGAGTACATTAATGTATGCGTACCGCACTACCCAAAATGTAGTGAGCAGGGGGAGAACATACAATGTGATCCGGAAATGCTGCAACAGCTGGCAGACGAAAATGCGATAAAAAATGAATCAACCGAGGAAAAAGTAGATCCTCGCTGGGAAGCTTTAAAGAATATTAAAAATAACTAA
- a CDS encoding epoxyqueuosine reductase QueH: MENKPFVREKISLPNAGKKLLLHSCCAPCAGEVMEALIASDIDFTIYFYNPNIHPRSEYDIRKDENIRFAEKHNIPFIDADYDVDHWFDLAKGMENEPEKGIRCTMCFDMRFEKTAEYAAANGFDVISSSLGISRWKNMDQINDCGVKAASRHENMDYWTFNWRKKGGGVRMLEISKRERFYMQEYCGCAYSLRDTNKWRMETGREKIKLGEKYYGDEEQ, encoded by the coding sequence ATGGAAAATAAACCGTTCGTTCGGGAAAAGATCAGTCTACCTAATGCTGGAAAAAAGCTGCTATTGCATTCCTGCTGTGCCCCATGTGCCGGCGAAGTGATGGAAGCCTTGATTGCATCGGACATTGATTTTACCATATATTTTTACAACCCGAATATTCATCCACGGAGTGAATACGATATACGTAAAGACGAAAACATCCGTTTTGCAGAAAAACATAACATTCCATTTATCGACGCAGATTATGATGTAGATCATTGGTTTGACTTGGCAAAAGGCATGGAAAACGAGCCTGAAAAAGGCATTCGCTGTACCATGTGTTTTGATATGCGCTTCGAGAAAACGGCAGAATATGCGGCTGCGAATGGCTTCGATGTAATTTCCAGTTCGCTAGGTATATCACGTTGGAAGAACATGGATCAGATTAATGATTGTGGCGTAAAAGCCGCATCTCGCCACGAAAACATGGACTATTGGACCTTCAACTGGCGCAAAAAAGGAGGCGGCGTGCGCATGCTAGAGATTAGCAAGCGCGAGCGCTTCTATATGCAGGAATACTGTGGTTGCGCCTACTCGTTACGCGACACCAACAAGTGGCGCATGGAGACTGGTCGGGAAAAGATCAAGTTAGGCGAAAAATATTACGGAGACGAAGAACAATAA
- the recA gene encoding recombinase RecA has translation MSNSDKLKALQLTLDKLEKSYGKGTVMKLGDSAVEPIESISTGSLGLDIALGIGGVPKGRVIEIYGPESSGKTTLATHIVAEAQKKGGIAAFIDAEHAFDKYYAQKLGVDIENLLISQPDNGEQALEIADNLIRSGAIDVIVIDSVAALVPKGEIEGEMGDSKMGLQARLMSQALRKLTGTIAKTNCCCIFINQLREKIGVMFGNPETTTGGNALKFYASVRLDIRRTSQIKDGDEVSGNHVKVKIVKNKVAPPFRIAEFDIMFGEGISKSGEIIDLGVEYGIVKKSGSWFSYGDTKLGQGRDAVRNLLMDNPDLMDELEAKIRAEVTGVDLDQSALKEGEE, from the coding sequence ATGAGCAATTCAGATAAATTAAAAGCGTTGCAGCTTACCTTAGATAAACTAGAGAAATCCTACGGTAAAGGAACCGTTATGAAATTAGGCGACTCTGCCGTGGAGCCAATTGAATCCATTTCTACGGGATCTCTAGGTCTGGATATCGCCTTAGGTATTGGTGGCGTACCCAAAGGAAGGGTAATCGAAATATACGGGCCTGAATCCTCAGGTAAAACTACATTAGCCACCCACATTGTAGCGGAAGCACAGAAAAAAGGGGGCATTGCTGCCTTTATCGATGCAGAGCATGCTTTTGATAAATATTACGCACAGAAATTAGGTGTAGATATTGAGAATTTATTGATCTCTCAGCCAGATAATGGTGAACAAGCCTTGGAGATTGCCGACAACTTGATTCGCTCTGGTGCCATTGATGTAATCGTCATTGACTCCGTAGCAGCATTGGTACCGAAAGGCGAGATTGAGGGGGAAATGGGCGATTCCAAAATGGGTTTACAAGCACGCTTGATGTCACAAGCCTTACGTAAACTGACCGGTACAATTGCCAAAACCAACTGCTGTTGTATCTTCATCAATCAGTTGCGGGAGAAAATCGGCGTTATGTTTGGTAATCCAGAAACCACTACAGGTGGTAATGCCTTGAAGTTTTATGCTTCCGTACGTTTGGATATTCGTCGTACATCACAAATCAAAGATGGCGATGAGGTATCCGGAAACCACGTGAAGGTGAAGATTGTTAAAAACAAAGTAGCCCCTCCATTCCGTATCGCAGAATTCGACATTATGTTTGGTGAAGGTATTTCCAAATCTGGAGAAATCATTGATCTCGGTGTAGAATATGGTATTGTAAAAAAATCAGGCTCTTGGTTTAGCTATGGGGATACCAAGCTTGGTCAAGGTCGGGATGCGGTAAGAAACCTGTTGATGGATAATCCTGATTTAATGGATGAACTGGAAGCAAAGATTCGTGCAGAAGTTACTGGCGTTGATTTGGATCAAAGTGCCTTGAAAGAGGGCGAAGAATAA
- the nth gene encoding endonuclease III has translation MLKKDRYKAFVDYFSTHNPDAETELHYSNPFELLVAVILSAQCTDKRINQITPALFERFPEPESLAASSVEEVFTYIRSVSYPNNKAKHLVGMAQKLLAEFGGVVPEKIEDLIKLPGVGRKTANVISSVVYDKPAMAVDTHVFRVANRLGLTQKATTPLAVEKQLVKNLPEETIAVAHHWLILHGRYICLARKPKCEICPITYFCQYFSKNFGKPSTTASLK, from the coding sequence ATGCTGAAAAAAGATCGATACAAGGCTTTCGTTGACTATTTCTCTACACATAATCCAGATGCAGAAACGGAGCTACATTATTCCAACCCCTTCGAGCTATTGGTGGCGGTAATCTTGTCTGCACAGTGTACCGACAAACGGATTAATCAGATAACGCCGGCGTTATTTGAGCGCTTTCCAGAGCCAGAGTCGCTGGCAGCCAGTTCTGTGGAAGAAGTATTCACCTATATTCGATCCGTCAGTTATCCAAACAATAAAGCCAAACACTTGGTCGGTATGGCCCAAAAGTTATTGGCCGAGTTTGGCGGTGTAGTTCCTGAGAAGATCGAAGACCTGATCAAGCTACCAGGTGTAGGTCGCAAAACGGCTAATGTTATATCGTCGGTCGTATATGACAAACCGGCCATGGCGGTAGACACCCATGTGTTTCGCGTGGCAAATAGATTAGGATTGACCCAAAAGGCCACGACGCCATTGGCGGTAGAAAAGCAGTTAGTAAAGAATTTGCCGGAAGAAACCATTGCAGTAGCACACCATTGGCTGATTCTGCATGGACGTTATATATGCTTAGCACGTAAGCCAAAGTGTGAAATTTGTCCCATCACGTATTTTTGTCAGTATTTCAGCAAAAACTTTGGCAAGCCAAGCACGACAGCAAGCCTAAAATAA
- the mutS gene encoding DNA mismatch repair protein MutS — protein sequence MAKKEKKQTPLMQQYNTIKVKYPGALLLFRVGDFYETFGEDAIKAAGILGIVLTKRGNGSESETALAGFPHHSLETYLPKLVRAGQRVAICDQLEDPKQTKTIVKRGVTELVTPGISYSDNIVQQKANNYLASVFADKNNFGIAFLDISTGEFSVAQGQAPYIDKLLQSFKPTEVILPKKQFNDFVTHFGNSYYTYTLDEWPYTGDYASEALLKHFEVNSLKGFGIERLSAGITAAGVALHYLNETEHRNLQHISHIARIEEDRYMWLDRFTIRNLELIGSANDNAITLSDVLDHTASPMGARLLKRWIIMPLKDQKSIQERLDVVDQFDQNRALRDELVKEIKQVGDLERLISKIGLLKANPREVIQLKRALYAVEKLKEKTDLPNSASLRMISEQLNNCLIIRDKIEREVQQEPPVLLQKGNVIADGVDEELDKLRKIAFGGKGYLLEIQRREAEATGIPSLKIAFNNVFGYYLEVTNTHKDKVPEGWIRKQTLVNAERYITEELKTYEEQILGAEEKIQAIENRIYQALLLDIAEYIKPIQLNAQLIAKLDVLLNFAIVAEQNFYVKPHVNDGKALDIKGGRHPVIEKNLPVGEDYITNDTFLDQESQQIIIITGPNMAGKSALLRQTGLIVLMAHIGSFVPAKEANIGLVDKIFTRVGASDNLSSGESTFMVEMNETASIMNNLSDRSLILLDEIGRGTSTYDGISIAWAIAEYLHHHPTAKAKTLFATHYHELNELTTSMPRIKNFNVSVKELNNKIIFLRKLVPGGSEHSFGIHVAKLAGMPNKLLSRANDILRRLEQERTGGEDIKDSMRKIQKQAYQLQMFAIDDPVLEKIRDMLNNLDVNTLTPVEALMKLDEIQRVLKH from the coding sequence TTGGCAAAGAAAGAAAAGAAGCAGACTCCCTTAATGCAGCAGTATAATACGATCAAGGTAAAGTACCCAGGTGCTTTATTGTTGTTTCGTGTGGGGGATTTTTACGAGACATTTGGGGAAGATGCCATTAAAGCGGCGGGAATCTTGGGCATCGTGCTCACTAAACGGGGCAATGGCTCAGAGTCGGAAACGGCTTTGGCGGGCTTTCCTCATCATTCTCTGGAAACCTATTTGCCGAAGCTTGTGCGTGCTGGGCAACGTGTAGCGATTTGCGATCAGTTAGAAGATCCAAAGCAAACGAAAACGATCGTGAAACGGGGCGTCACAGAATTAGTGACTCCAGGTATATCATACAGCGACAACATTGTACAGCAGAAAGCCAATAACTACTTAGCTTCTGTATTTGCCGATAAAAATAACTTTGGAATTGCTTTCTTGGATATTTCCACGGGCGAATTCTCGGTGGCACAAGGGCAAGCACCTTATATTGATAAGTTATTGCAAAGTTTTAAGCCTACGGAGGTCATTCTGCCCAAGAAGCAGTTTAATGATTTCGTAACACACTTTGGTAATTCCTACTATACCTACACGCTGGATGAATGGCCATACACCGGCGATTATGCTTCAGAGGCTTTATTGAAACATTTTGAAGTGAATTCCCTGAAAGGGTTTGGTATCGAACGTCTATCAGCGGGTATTACGGCTGCAGGTGTTGCATTACATTACCTCAATGAAACGGAACATCGCAATCTGCAACATATCTCACACATTGCCCGGATAGAAGAAGATCGTTATATGTGGCTGGATCGCTTCACCATCCGCAATTTGGAGCTCATTGGCTCTGCCAATGATAATGCGATCACCCTTTCGGATGTACTGGATCATACAGCTTCGCCTATGGGTGCACGTTTATTAAAGCGTTGGATTATCATGCCGCTTAAAGACCAGAAATCTATTCAGGAGCGCCTCGATGTGGTCGATCAATTCGACCAAAACCGAGCGCTGCGCGACGAGCTGGTGAAAGAGATTAAGCAGGTAGGGGATCTGGAACGCCTAATCTCTAAGATTGGCCTGCTGAAAGCAAATCCGCGCGAGGTGATCCAGTTGAAAAGAGCACTCTACGCGGTCGAAAAGCTGAAGGAAAAAACGGACTTGCCAAACTCAGCATCCTTACGCATGATCTCCGAGCAACTCAATAATTGTCTGATCATTCGTGATAAAATCGAAAGGGAAGTACAACAAGAGCCCCCAGTATTATTGCAAAAAGGCAATGTGATCGCCGATGGTGTGGATGAAGAATTAGATAAACTCCGAAAAATCGCTTTTGGTGGCAAAGGTTATTTGCTGGAAATTCAACGCCGCGAAGCGGAAGCAACGGGTATTCCTTCGTTGAAGATTGCCTTTAATAATGTGTTTGGATATTATCTAGAAGTGACCAATACGCATAAAGATAAAGTGCCAGAAGGCTGGATTCGTAAACAAACGTTGGTCAATGCTGAGCGCTATATTACAGAGGAACTTAAAACCTATGAGGAGCAAATTTTAGGAGCAGAAGAAAAGATTCAGGCGATCGAAAACCGTATTTATCAAGCGCTTCTGTTGGATATTGCCGAATACATTAAGCCGATCCAACTCAATGCGCAATTGATTGCGAAGTTGGATGTGTTGTTGAATTTTGCGATTGTGGCAGAGCAAAACTTTTATGTGAAGCCTCACGTGAACGACGGAAAAGCCTTGGATATCAAAGGCGGGCGCCACCCTGTTATTGAAAAAAACCTACCAGTAGGCGAAGATTATATTACGAATGATACCTTTCTAGACCAGGAATCGCAGCAGATCATTATTATTACCGGCCCCAATATGGCGGGTAAATCTGCCCTATTAAGACAAACTGGATTGATTGTACTGATGGCGCACATTGGTTCATTCGTGCCAGCCAAGGAGGCTAATATTGGTCTAGTAGATAAAATATTTACGCGTGTGGGTGCGTCGGATAACCTATCTTCTGGCGAATCGACTTTTATGGTGGAAATGAATGAGACCGCCAGTATTATGAATAATCTGTCGGATCGAAGTTTAATTTTGTTAGACGAGATCGGTAGAGGTACCAGTACCTACGATGGCATCTCTATTGCTTGGGCTATTGCCGAATACTTGCATCACCATCCCACTGCTAAAGCAAAAACACTCTTTGCCACGCATTATCATGAGCTCAATGAGTTGACGACATCTATGCCGCGAATCAAAAACTTTAATGTGTCGGTGAAGGAGTTGAATAACAAAATCATTTTCCTGCGTAAGTTGGTGCCGGGCGGATCGGAGCATAGCTTTGGTATACATGTAGCCAAATTAGCCGGAATGCCAAACAAACTATTGAGCCGAGCTAACGATATCTTACGCCGACTGGAGCAGGAGCGTACCGGAGGTGAGGATATTAAAGACAGCATGCGTAAAATCCAAAAGCAAGCGTATCAACTGCAAATGTTTGCCATTGATGATCCAGTGTTAGAGAAAATACGGGATATGCTTAATAATCTGGATGTGAATACGCTAACTCCGGTAGAAGCACTCATGAAGTTGGACGAGATCCAGCGTGTGCTTAAGCATTAA
- a CDS encoding methyltransferase — protein MSVFRFKAFSVDQTGCAMRINTDGVLLGAITDAEDANTVLDIGTGTGVIALMLAQRFAHAQVIGLEIDESSAVAATKNAAQSPFSDRVQVWHGTFQEFEPANPIDMIVSNPPFYINTLHNSDVRKKQARHTDMAFFEDLLRYAQAHLSSTGAMEMILPPELSDAVIAKAYELGFFLQRTIAVSSFADSPCIRCIIRLSLQKEEVQTQRLNFVIYESKGVYSAAYRKLLQPFFLAF, from the coding sequence ATGAGTGTTTTTCGCTTTAAAGCGTTTTCGGTAGATCAGACGGGCTGCGCTATGCGCATCAATACGGACGGGGTGTTGCTTGGTGCTATTACAGATGCCGAAGATGCGAATACGGTGCTAGATATTGGTACAGGTACAGGTGTTATTGCATTAATGCTTGCGCAACGGTTTGCTCATGCGCAGGTGATAGGTCTGGAGATTGATGAATCGTCCGCTGTTGCCGCTACAAAGAATGCGGCGCAATCTCCTTTCTCGGATAGAGTGCAGGTATGGCATGGTACTTTTCAGGAGTTTGAGCCCGCGAATCCGATTGATATGATTGTGAGTAATCCGCCTTTTTACATCAATACACTTCACAATTCGGATGTTCGCAAAAAACAGGCACGGCATACTGATATGGCTTTCTTTGAAGATTTGTTACGTTATGCACAAGCCCATTTGTCTTCTACAGGCGCTATGGAAATGATTCTCCCTCCCGAATTATCCGATGCTGTGATCGCCAAAGCATATGAACTGGGATTCTTTTTGCAAAGAACTATTGCCGTTTCTTCCTTTGCTGACTCACCTTGCATCCGTTGCATCATCCGCTTGAGCTTACAGAAAGAGGAAGTTCAGACACAGCGTTTGAATTTTGTAATCTACGAATCCAAAGGAGTATATAGTGCCGCTTATCGAAAACTGCTACAACCTTTCTTTCTCGCTTTCTAA